tcagatcagcatcctgatgtggcacacctgtgaggtgggatggattatctcaatatagcagatgtgcccattaccacacatttggactgatttgtgaccactgtttgggagggatggttatattgtgtatctggaatgaattttaggtctctacgtccatcccatggggaatgggagcaaaaacaaaagtgttgcgtttatatttttgttcagtgtatgtaTATCAGAGCATCGAGGAGCTTGGAGACgaagttagagaggcaaggctgagatggtttgaacATATGAAGAGGAGGGATAACAGATATACTGGACAGGGGATATTGAATATGGAGCTGTCaggcaggaagaaaagaggaagaccaaagaaaaaaatcatggatgtagtgaaggaggaaatACAGAGGACGGTGTGAAAGAGAAGGATGTTGGGTATAAGGGGTAGATGACCCGCTGTGGCGACCTCTAAATTGAGCAGGAACAAGACTTTCTTGTttaagggaaaataaaatacatactgcatttgtgtttgatctcttttatttttactttaaaaccCAGAAGACTTTAAAAACGAGTTCTCAGCCTTCATTGTTGGTGGTCAGAATAAGATTTAGGTTAAGGTAACGGTTGGGGTTCCTATTTACTTGATGACATAGCTGTGGTGATTGTTGACCAAATaaacgaaaaaacaaacaaacaaacaagtttcACCCTATAAAACTCTTCCTCTAACAGAAGTGATATGTCTGAGTAAGTAGGGCAGTCTTTCTGGAAATATGTGTTGATGTTGAATTTCTAATGTCATTTTTCATTGCTGTGAGCACAAGTGAAATTCCATTCATCTCCACTGAGGGAGCAGAAGCCTTTAACTAATAAACTGTAGCTGGGTATCACTGGTATTAAAAACATGGTCTCCTGTCAAGTATACCAAtgcaaatgtttgtgtgtttgcttgcGTGAGCTTGCATGTGTGTGGGTGGCTGAATGTGGGTGACCTGCACAACATGCACACTATGATTAACACTGAGGAAGGCTGATGCATAAAAAGTGCATCAAGTTTAGCAAAAAAACACTGCACGAACAAAATCTTTTGGGGCATGTTCTCTCTTGTTtccccccatgtcatactgtgtatggttgtgtgtgtgtgtgtgacaaataaaatttgaatttgaatttgttttccCACTGTATAATGAGCTCTGTAATGCTCAGAGTTGGACAGGTCTGTTAGTCCTTCCATGCAGGGTCTCAGTTAAATGGGTGTATTACATAACCAACCGGCGTAGGAGTGGAAGGTTGCAGTAAGGACAAGGTTGTTAGTCAGAGCAGCTCTGCCTGCCTGAGATGTGCCTGCTTGAGCTAGTAGCGCTTCCACTCAAAACCAACATCAAAAGACAATATTTTTTACCCAGAAGGCTTTTCATGTGATCCATTTTAAACTCAAACCGTGCAGTTTGTTGCACATAAATTTAccagtataaaaaaaatatataataattttcTGTGAAAAGTAATAGATTGAATGCTAAATGATGCAACATTCAAAGAATAAGATTTGAAATCTgcaatcatttctttttcatCTCCTCTAATGTAATTTTTCACTCTCAAATCACACCTGAAACAATTGTGATTCTGAAGAAAGTTTCCCACCTCCGTGTCTCCAAATCACATACAAACACATCGAGTATTGTGTGCAGATACCTGACAGATAAAACCGGTGGAGGTGCACTGTCGGACCCAGAGGCTGaacttcctcttctttctcttcctcaGCTCTCTTTCTGTACAAGTGGCGATGAACACTGGGTCCTCATCTATCAAGGGCTCATGAAGAACCTGAAACATGGGTCTAAGTGAAtttttacatacatacattGCATAGCCTCATCAAAAGCAAAAAGGTGCTAATGAACATAACTAGTTTTCCCTTGTGAGGCTTCCTGTGTGAGAGATAAGAATGAGATTGTGTATGATTTAATACCACACCAAGAGTTTAAAGAGAGAAGGCGGCCAACTGAAGATTCTCGCAAGTCCTGTATGTGTTTGAGCGTgatagtaaaaaaacaaaaaacactttgtCAGCAGAAACATGTTCTCACTCGTGCAGCTCTGTTTGCAAACCCCTCCGAAAAATAACTTCTGCCTTGTCACTTTCacttcattttgatgtttcatCTTCACGTTGTCCATACCTTTTACATTTATGCATTATAACTTCCTTCTCTGCCTGGATTCATCCAAACAGTGGAAGCCtttttatatttagttttctttttagcATGGATGATTCTCCATTCAAATGAAAATagacaaaaatatataaaaaacaaaataaaatccccAAATAAATAAGGTGTGACTAACTTTTTCTCAGAGTGGCAAAaatagagagagaggaaaaaaaaaggtgttcaTTTGTATAAGAAGAAAATTCAGGGTGCCCTTAGAAACACACGATTTTATGATTCTCATTCTTTAAGACAATcaatttaacacacacacacacacacacacaaaaaaaaagagttaaattactcATTACTCATAAGTTCTTTAACTAAAACtgattttctttgctttctatGACACTAAGCTGAATATATTTGCATTCTGGACAGCTGTCAGAATTGGGTTTGATATGAAATGTACAGTTGTTACaaactgatttttatttgtatgttcTATATTATTTCCCCTAAGCCCACAGTCATTAAATACTAGGATGAATGTGCAAGTCTCCCCCCCTTATTTTCCTAATGAGTCATATCAGATACTGAAGAGGAATTTCCAAATGGTGAACGAGAAACAAAGAAAGTATTTTAAAAGCCAACAGTCATAAATCCAAAGATACACATTGGTTTTGATACTCGGcaaatatttgcattttaaatttctCAGGGCTCTCCCTTCCTCCGGTGTTTTCCCTGCCTCTTCTTCCCGCCCAGCCCATCATGATTTGACTAACCGAGTGGCGACCAGCACTTCCGTGCTGCTCTAGCAACAAGTCATTTTCCAGTCAAATATGGAATCACGGAGtcataaaagttaaaaataaatgaggcCATCTAGACTTCGGATGGATGATGTCACCCAGACCACAACAGCCTAAGAAATAATTCATGTTGTAGCTGCGGCACAGCTGCACAGTGACGTCTTCTCTCATCTTATTACAGCTGAAACCAAAGTgattacatttcaaaatgtttgaaGTAAATCATTTGTCTGAGAAAATAAAACCATTCATTTGTTCACCGTCTTCGAGTGGATGTCTTCTAATGGCTTTCTGAATAATTATTTTACACTTGCAAATCAATACAGCAGCAATAAAGCAGTCCAGACATGATCTGAGCGAATGCAAAACTAACCCCAGCACAGATCTAATGGACATAGAATATGTGACGCATCACTGTTAGGAGTATCTCGAGGAACATGCTAGAGTttgttagagaaaaaaaaaacagagcgcATTTTTTCCCCCATAATTCTTCTCTACATGATTAACTGTTAGATGCAAACTATGTCTATTTTCAATATTGCATTGCTAAGCCCCCCCTACTCCTACATTTACCTGTCTGGGAGCTGACCACCTAGCTGTTACCCATGTATATTAGTGACCTCTGAAATGGGTCTCTTGATTTGTTCTCCTGGAGAGCTGAACAATGACTGTTTCCCCACTGTTGGAGTTGCACTATATTCAATTTAGTCtagttcaattttattcatgCAGCAGCAGTTCACAACAGCTGTCACCTTCAGGGCCTTACTCCATACTCACTGGAGAGGCAGCTCAAGGACTGCGTGGAgcccaacaacagcaacaataagataagataagctttattagtcccaaacgtgggaaatttgttttgtcacagcaggaagtggacagctGCCAATGCTGCCAATGCCAATCTGTAGGCGTCTTCTTAACCCCTGGTtgagagcctggttctgctgaggcctcttcctgtcaaaagggagttcttccttcctactgtcaccCACTGGGATCGTCTGATTGTTGGAAATTTCTCTTGAATATTTTGTAGGGTTTTTACCTTGCAATATACAGCCCCTTGAAGGTACTgctgaaataaaactgaactgaaaggaTCGAGCTACCAGGCTAGCAGCAACATgactaaaaaaatcaaatacttAAATACATCCCATTTAAAACCATTATTATCTGCCATTCAGAGTTCAACAACTACACttgtttctttccctctttctcagAAGGCAGTCATTTATTGAGAAGATTGCTTTTTCCTTGCCAGTGGAGCTACAGTTTCAGACTGTCTGTATTTTCTAGTCCACTCTGAGAGACTATCAGGAgcagaaaatacagaaaatgaaCTGATAAAACAAACTGGCCTAGATTCACATAAACCCCGTCACTGCCAACGACACTCACTTGCTGACCTCACTGGCtcagttttgtcatttttagatttaagtTAACACACTTCACCCAACCAGTGACTATGCTGCAATGAAATAAAGagtaaaatattgatatttaaaCTATTTGCACAGATGAATTAGATGTGGATGATATATGAGGAGGGCATTGCTTTTAAGTGCCTGTGTTCCCAAATGCTCCCATCACAGAACTGGCatcatctttcataatgaagatgATGTTGTAGCACTCATACAGTAGAAAGACAACAGCAAATAAATCAACTTGTTCacttatttttgaaagcaaccCCAGTGTCCTGCGCAAAAGACTGAGAATATTAAGTTGCAATATTTTAGCTATAattatgaaagaaagaaaagccctTATAGGAACTGTATGCAATGCCGTATCCTCTACTAACAAATACTTTAAGAGTAAACTGCATCTTATGTAAgatctttgttttttgcttgaACTCTGGGAGCAATCagacacatttttaatgttacatTTTCATCAGATTTACGTAAACAAGGTCGTGGTAAATTCTGTTGTGCCTTTTTGCTCAAGAAGAACACACCTAAAGAGAAAACTGATTCAAAAGCTTCCTCTTTTTGCTGTCATgtcaaaataatacaaaaaaaattaagttaaaAAGGGCACAGTGGTGAAAGATCAGTCTGATTTTAGGCAGGCTGGTTATTTGGGGTACTTTTAAATCTCCAGTGATGCAGAGTGATGAATTCATCCAGAGAAGAAAGTAAAGTAGGAAAGTTGAAAAAAAGTCCAGCCCACCCAAAATAGAGAAACAAGGCTGGCGCTCCACTGGCCTAGTTACATAAATGTGGATAGGATACACAAGTTAAGATTCCTCTGCAGGGGAAGCCTGTGTAAAACAGAGTGCGCCCCGGCTTTTCAAACAGAGACTCATTGCTGGAGCTATGAGCTGGTTTGCAATACTTGAAGCATTGTTAAAAAATTTACTCGCCGATGcacatcggagtgtgaatgcgagtgaatgttagatagaagcaCTAAAAAAAGCCTtagataaagtgcttgtgtgaatgcacgagttgtataaagcgctttcagTGCTCagtgagagtagaaaagtgctacataagaaccagtccatttaccatatttaAACATATCCTCCAGTGAAACTGCAGCACTGCATATAGCTTTCTCAGCTATATGGCTGGccttgtgatttggtgctgtataaatacaaattgaattgaaaacagTCATTCAACAAATTTCTCTTTTGCTTTACATCTAAAACTAAATAGCTCAAATGATTTTGTCAGAGAAGAGATAAACTAATTAAATTACAACTATGTATAAGACAATCTCTTGGCATACCCCTTGCAACTACACCTACATGCAACTCATACCCCACCTACTGATTACTGTCCTCTTCCTTCTCATTCTGCATCTGTGTAAATGTGTTATGGCTCCAGGTCAGAAAGTTAATATTGCACTGGAACACATAAACATGCTGACACAGCAAAACTTTGGATGTGGATGACTAAAAAGTGATTTCCTCAACATCATCACCTGTAAATGACTTCTGGAACTTTGGTCGTTTCTTTTTATACTACGCAATTCATGAGGCATAATAAAATGTAGCTGTGCTGTTAAAATGTGGTGCTCCTAAAGGCAAGAAGAATCTGTTGCCAGCTGAAAGAAAGCATCTAAAAATATCAAGAGAGGCTTGAAGAAAACGCCACCTGTCGCAACGCACACACCTGTGTTTGTGATGGTCTGAAAGTGCAGCTGAAGGACTGCTGCAGCGAGTCCAGGAAGGGCTGGATCTTGTAAAGGCCCTGGTTGCTTCCTTGTGATGGCCGGAAAGCCACAATGTGGAAGTACTTGAGGATCTTCTCAAAACGCGACTGACTCATCTTCAAGGCGATGCTTTGGTTGCTGAAAAAGCCCGAGCTCCAGATGCTGAGCACTGACTCACAGCGGTGCACACTGGTGGAGGTGACAAAGCCCAGGAACGCTTTCATTTCCTGGGCCGTGACGGGATGCCAGCCTTCGTCTGAGCCGAACCGCTCCTGAAACTTCTTGGCATACATGTTAGTCTGAGTGACCATGTTTTGGATGCAGTTGTCCGGGACAAAGAGCTGGAAAAAGTCCAAGGCTGTAGCGGTGGCCGGCATCTTTTGAGCAGGTCCTGTGTTGGGAAAAAGGACAAAAGTGAAATgttatgacaaaaaaaattatgcTGATTGACAGACAGAGAATCGCACATGGGATAAGTCGCACACAGCACTGTCACTTACGCCCAGCTTTTTAACTTTGGTACGAAGCCTTCAATTTGATTGACTTTGCTGAGTAGAAGGGTTTTTTTTGACACAATACAATATCATTTTGTTGAGCTGTCATCTTCAAAGCTGTGTGGGATGCACACAGGCTCATTCTTGCTTATATAAACTCCAGTGACATCTCAAAAGAATCTTGAGAACAGTAACGTAAAGCATCAATTAATTTTAGGTGTTACATTGTAGCAAaaaacctcacccggcccggacacggaaaggattgacagattgacAGATCAGAGGAACGCAGTACACTTCGTGCATCAGCAGCTTTTGGGTATGAATGTCATAAGCCCAGGGCAGCAGTTAGAAAGTTTACATGACCTGACAGCCACCACACTGTGGTGCCAGTCAAAGTGTGGCATTTCTATGCTTGCGGAAGGCTTCAGTGTCTTGTTGCTTTTGTGTTACGGCAGGCAATAAGTCAAAATCACGCTTTAATGTTTGCGAGCCATGAGCCATTAAAAAACATCTGCACTATTTCAATTAATTTGACTGATGGTTTTGTTTATACAGAATGATTTGCCTTTTTATTAATGAAATTTGAATGTATCTAAACCTGTGGAATAACACAGAAGCTTCACTTCATCTGTGTGTGGTTGTAAAGTTTGTGTGATCAGTGTACAGTGTTTAGTCCTTATAATGTACTACTTAAATCTATTGAAAGTCTATGTTATCAAGCAAGAAGCTTCTTTTTGGAAACTGCAGCATAAGAACAACTTAAAGAGATGTCTAAAAGTGTAGGCCTTGGTCACATAGGCAGAGAGAACAGGTGGCTGTGAAGTGACAGTGACATGAACCATGCTAATTGTGCTGATGATCAAACCGCTCACAAGAAACTTGTCTGTGCAGCACCGTATAGCCCTTTTAGATCAGTTTCACCTAGTCACTGCCAGCAACCACTCACTAACTGGTTGAGGCATGCACAATTTTCCCTAGGAAGCGGTGGTTGCTAAGAAGTCGCCAACTGGTCTCTATGCCAGACTGTGGCCTATGTGTGACTGTGGCTAACAGCTTAAAGAATAAACATTCAAAATAACACTCACGTGGCCAAAATTTCAAATGACAACACTGTTTGAGTCGTTTTTTCCCGCTACTTTTAGACATTGTCAAATACAGGGAATACTCTTAATATGGTGTTCACAACCCACAGCTCTAGACAcatgctgttcaaaccttctgtttgtcaGGTGCTGCCAATCTGAAGAGAGTTAGCCCAacataagataaataaggaCGCGGTTAAACTGTAAAATATGGAGATGGGACTGATCCATCCTTTAAAGTACTGAACGAAAACTTAAATTGTTGGCTTAAAGTAAAGAAGCCCTGACACAATTAAAATAACTGTATTTACAAACATTAACATCAAAGAATTGTTAAAAGCAATAGATAAATgctcaaatatgaaaaaaaaaggttcatcaGCTGCGGTATAAATGTTTGAAATGGCATAATTAATGAATTAGCAGCAAAACTAGCTAAAGGCAATGGATAAATAGGTAATTTAACTAAAATTAATCAACAAAGAATCAGAGCTGTTTTCTAAAATGTGCTAATGGCAGCAACAGTGAAGCGTAGTCGGGACTTTTCTGCCTGACCTAATTATTCTCCCTCGCTGGTTAAGGACGAGATAACATTTATCTCCCATTTAAAAAGCTCTCCGTCCGTCTGCCTTTGGATGTAGCTTTGGAGCCACACAGTCAATACTCAGTGCAGTTAACTGGCTTTGGTTCACTCTCAGGTTGTTGGATCCATGAGAGGTAATTTGGACTTTGAGCAGAACATCTTTTGGCTCGATTGAACAGCACAATCTCATTATCTCagaacaacataaaaaaaaaaaaaggcttttactCTCCCTTCTCAGGCCCTGTGTAGCTGGCTGCAACTAAAATAATGAAGGCTCTTTTCTTTGCGGATTTAACGATAACACACACGACTTCAACCTATATAgtacactgttaaaagtgtgcAGGAGGACAAGACATGAAGTGTAGAAAAGACAGAGTGGGATACAAGCACTCCCACTCAGTTGATGCTTGCAGACAAGACACAGAAATAGCCAGGGCACAGCTCAAAGATCAACTCATTCACATCCAATTAGACTTGAAAGCTGAAGGTAATATTCAACATGACTTCCAGTCCACCCCTGAATAAAAACATCAGACGTTCAGACTGAAGATCTACTGAGGCAAAATGATTTAACACGACTCATCTCAGAAGGGAGGTACGAATACAGCGTGAGGAAGGACTCGTCATTTTCCTGGATAATAGAATTGTctcatctgctgctgctgagcaaACACAACCTTCCTCTTTGAGTAGCCCTGCCAGCTCATCGTCAGTCCAGCCCGCATCAATCAGATGAAACAGGATTAATCATTTACATAACTCTTCTTTCAGCTGATGCTAGTCTATGTGGCAGTCCTATAAATATCGATTTCCCACATTGCTCAAAAGAAAAATCCACCTacagtgcacacacagacaggtatAATCCCTCGCGATTATCAGCTGTTGTGGCATTTCCATTGTCCCAGGACAAACATCTGTCTCATAGAGCTTTTATAGCCATGGATTTAGAAGGAGAGATTACTGTGTATTTGAAGTGCATCAACCCTTACATAGACTAAATGTGTTCCGAGTTCAGTTTTTAGTGGAAATTAAAGAGACAGCACCTAAGTGCAATTTCTCACCACCGCGACtattgattacattttttttggacttacaaataaaacaatatctACTGTCTTTAAGCAAAAACGTTTTCATTTGTGTTGTTTAGTCCAATTACTTCAGCGTTCTACCTTTATGTGATTGATAGAGAATATtatgtataaatataataaaatgcaTCTTTGTCTAAGTGTTTTTAATGGCTGAGAGATCTCATGCAGACAAGGTAGCAATACACAGTCAGGCAGATGAACTGACATATGGACAGGAGCAGTAATCTTTCAGTCAGCTTCAGCAAACTGAAGCAATAAATAGTTCTTTAATTCCCTTCGACATCATGATAAAGTGCTTATATAATCTAAGAGCTACAGTTCATAATCTTTGGTCTAGTCATTTGCCACCCGCCTCGCACTGCAGGGGCAACCATCACAAACTCATTTGAAGACAGCATATTACATATGAACATCCTGTGTCAGCACGCACTGACTGACATAGAAATGGGCAGGCAGACAGACGGGCACTGACCGACTTTGCCGAAACGTCATTCGTGCCATTAAAATCTGCGGAGACGCACATTTATGCAGACATGCTGCTCAGGATGGAGTCATTCTTATCTGTTCGGGCTGATTAAGTCAGAGTAAGGTCTTGGCTACTTGAGGTCTGAAGTGTGATTATGTGCTCTGGCAGTACTACATCCACGCTTTTAATCATACCTACCCTGATACAGGATGGCAGGCCTAGAGTTGCAGTGGCTTGTGCAAACAGACACTGACTGCATTTTTAACAAATCAGACCAGACCATACAAACACACCTGCTGCCACCCTAGCTTAAGTCAACAAAGTCACAACAGCTAAATAGAGTCAGACACTCCAGGATGTAGAAGTACTGAACATCCTCTAACATTTGTGGCACAGCAAGAACCTCTTATGGTACCCCAGCTCAGTGCAGCTTGGTTCAGACTATTTTGGGTGCTTAAAACAGACACCACTTTATATCCAGGCTCAGATTATCCCAGAGCAGGATTACTAAAGTTAGCtggatctgaaaaaaaaaaaaaaaaaaaaaaaaaatccagaaataaatgttatttagtatgtgtctttttttttagttttctgtttattgGAACAGGCTGTTTCTTGAACCAAATAGCTccaaaacaacatttaaaagctTTATCTCATTTGTTcatatgtgggtttttttttttaatgatcatgTAGTACATTTCGGTGTTTGCTGCACTGGAACAGCTTGGGAACAATTCTTTGCAAACAGCGAGTGCTGTTCACTTACTTTgcagtggcatcttggcaggtTATCTACAGCCAGGgctttttattcatttgaatAAGTGTGTTCCTACTAGGTAGTGTGCCAGCACACTGGGGCTTGGTCCGTATCTACTACAGCCATATGCCGATTCCCCTCCAAGTCTGCAACAGTGCATCCTGTCACGGTGGAAACAGGATGGCATTCTCACAAATCGTTTTGGCTTCAGCGGAGGCAGGAAAGATGGACAAGGAGAACCAATCCAAACATAGCTTGACTGAAAGAGCTGCACTATAAACCCCAAACCCCACTCTCTGATCTATAAtggactaaataaataaatactgttcTTAAGACTGACAGTCTAATGGTGTGGTAGAGAGGAAGGAGCAGTGTGGGTGCACACACTGCTGTTTAACTGTCACGATTCATGCACACAAATGTCTCTCctttgcgcacacacacacaaacagacctgCAGAAGTGTGCagttaaaaaggaaaataaccGAATGAATAAATCAGGATTCTCTGAGCTTGTGTCTCACATTTAAGCTGTTGGTACCAGTGGACAAAGGCTGGCATTTGTGCGTTAGTTCTGCATGAATGCACACACCTACATAGCATCAGAAGGCATGCATGCTAGGTTAAGTTGTGGCTCTACAAAGTGCATAGATATTTCTTGTTATGCACATTGAGTTTATATGCAACAAAATgtgccatttatttatttattttattctaaaaTTTGCACATAATACATGTGCATGGAGCCAGGAGAGGCTTCATGCCGTTTCTCTAAACGAAACAGCTCTGAAACATGAGCACATACACATAAGACAGCATGTCTACAACAGCACCAAGGGGTGATGCATCAAAGGTTAAGCCTTTGCCATTAACTTAATAAAGCAATTAACGATGCATGTGTCACTACACACAAGCAAGaagcgcacacatacacagagagagggagagagataaAAACGAGAGCAGTATtcagttgtttaaaaaaaaaaaaaaaagcagtagtTGCTTTGTGGCTGTTGTGACAAACAGAAATGGCCTGCCTGACCTGAAAAATGTGAACACGGACGGCACTCCTGTCTGTGTCTATCCAATCACTACACAGCCGTGAGCATTTGCTCCCCACCAGTGCAAAAATTAGCCCATCCATCGTGCCTCACCGTATGTATCATTGTACGGCGGGACCGTGACATCCTGCAGAGTCTCCGTCCAGCCCTCCTCCTCTGCCTGACTACGGGATAGGGAGCCGGGAGGTCCTGCTGCGCTGCCACCTCCTGTCCCCCCGCTGTGTCCACTCTCCTTATCGCCTCGTTtctggtggtgatggtggtggtggtgctgctgcggtgtctgttgctgctgctgctgctgatcctCCTCACCTACCTCGGCTATGTAGTTATCAGAGTCGGAGTCTCCGGAGGTGCTGTAGAAGGGATTGTCGCTGCTGTCGTCCCCGGACTCGCCGAACACGTCGTCGGATATCTGCAGGCTCTCGTACCGGGAGCGGGCCGCTTCCAGGAGAGACAGCGCCTTTCGCCCGCACTCcgccatctctctctctgtagtgatgctcctctctcctccccccctttctctttCTTCCACTCTCTTTCTCACCCTTTCACTACCTCCTCAGTGGCGTGCAAGTGGTCACGATCTTGCAGGAGCAGGAGACGTGTTTGCCTTCAGTGTGGCGATCACACCCTCCCCTGTGTTTGGTATGAATTATGATCCACCTGCCGTCCCGGCTCGGATGCGGAGCCCGGTGGTCAGCAGAGTGTAGATCCGGTGGCAGCTGTCCGCTTCAAGGGTACTGGAATATTTCCGCCCCCTTGCTCTGCCCACAGCGCTGCTCACTGGGCAAAATCATCAATAGTTTTGGCTCAGCATCCGGGTTGAGAGACCAGCGAGTTATTTATCCACTCCGAGGAATAGCGAGAGTAGTGGCTGGCACTGAATCACCTGACGCCGTAGCGCTGCACCGCCAGCCAATAAGATTTCACTTTCTAAAGCAAACTCGGACAGGAG
This is a stretch of genomic DNA from Maylandia zebra isolate NMK-2024a linkage group LG13, Mzebra_GT3a, whole genome shotgun sequence. It encodes these proteins:
- the pgbd5 gene encoding piggyBac transposable element-derived protein 5 — its product is MAECGRKALSLLEAARSRYESLQISDDVFGESGDDSSDNPFYSTSGDSDSDNYIAEVGEEDQQQQQQQTPQQHHHHHHHQKRGDKESGHSGGTGGGSAAGPPGSLSRSQAEEEGWTETLQDVTVPPYNDTYGPAQKMPATATALDFFQLFVPDNCIQNMVTQTNMYAKKFQERFGSDEGWHPVTAQEMKAFLGFVTSTSVHRCESVLSIWSSGFFSNQSIALKMSQSRFEKILKYFHIVAFRPSQGSNQGLYKIQPFLDSLQQSFSCTFRPSQTQVLHEPLIDEDPVFIATCTERELRKRKKRKFSLWVRQCTSTGFICQIAVHLKDGQGTDGLATLKNKPQLHSLVAKQLCQNISGKNAIIFTGPSITSLSLFTEFSKQDIYCCGLLSTRKSDCTGLPQSMLVCGSTPAQRGQSRIMMKGSMSLISWYNKGHFRFLANAYSPTKKGLIIKRKSGEIPCPLAVEAFAAHLSYICKYDDKYSKYFIFHKPNKTWQQVFWLSISIAINNAYILYKMSDAYTVKRYSRAQFGERLVRELLDLDDCSPTQ